One Fusobacterium ulcerans DNA segment encodes these proteins:
- the cbiD gene encoding cobalt-precorrin-5B (C(1))-methyltransferase CbiD, translating into MEEELRSGYTTGTCAAAGTKAALEALLYGKEASEIDITTLNGVDLTIPVFKLRVRNNFATCAIVKFAGDDPDVTNGIRICAKVELVKELPQIEKGHYFDKFVLVGGRGVGVATKKGVQVPLGKSAINPGPKKMISEVVNELLEDKDIKAVVTIYVPEGKAKSLRTFNPKLGIKGGISILGSTGIVKPMSEEALKDSMYAELKVLRMDKDRDWVVFAFGNYGKNYCERLGLDLEQMIVISNFVGFMVDSAVKLGFKRIILLGHIGKAVKIAGGIFNTHSRVADARMEIMGANAFLVGESYENIRKILEANTVEEACDYVEKRELFTVIAEKVKKKVMEYSRADDLRCEALIFSFKGDTLGYSDGFYELAGEVAE; encoded by the coding sequence ATGGAAGAAGAATTAAGAAGCGGATATACTACTGGAACTTGTGCAGCAGCTGGAACAAAAGCAGCACTTGAAGCTCTTCTTTATGGAAAGGAAGCTTCTGAAATAGATATAACTACTCTTAATGGAGTAGATTTGACTATTCCTGTGTTTAAGTTAAGAGTAAGAAATAATTTTGCAACTTGTGCCATAGTAAAATTTGCTGGAGATGATCCAGATGTAACTAATGGTATTAGAATATGTGCAAAGGTGGAGCTAGTAAAAGAACTTCCCCAAATAGAAAAGGGACATTATTTTGATAAATTTGTCTTGGTAGGTGGAAGAGGAGTAGGTGTAGCAACAAAAAAAGGGGTACAAGTACCCTTAGGAAAATCAGCAATAAATCCTGGACCTAAAAAGATGATATCAGAAGTAGTAAATGAACTGCTGGAAGATAAAGATATAAAAGCTGTAGTAACTATATATGTTCCAGAGGGAAAAGCAAAATCCCTGAGAACTTTTAATCCGAAACTTGGAATAAAAGGTGGAATATCTATACTTGGGTCTACTGGAATAGTAAAACCTATGAGTGAAGAAGCTTTGAAAGATTCAATGTATGCTGAATTGAAAGTATTAAGAATGGATAAAGACAGAGACTGGGTAGTTTTTGCCTTTGGAAATTATGGGAAAAACTATTGTGAAAGACTGGGATTAGACTTAGAACAGATGATTGTTATAAGCAACTTTGTGGGATTTATGGTAGATTCTGCTGTTAAGCTTGGGTTCAAAAGAATAATACTCCTAGGACATATAGGAAAAGCTGTAAAAATAGCTGGAGGAATATTTAATACTCACAGCAGAGTAGCAGATGCAAGAATGGAAATAATGGGAGCAAATGCTTTTCTTGTTGGAGAAAGCTATGAAAATATAAGAAAAATACTGGAAGCTAATACAGTGGAAGAAGCTTGCGACTATGTAGAGAAAAGAGAGCTTTTCACAGTAATAGCAGAAAAAGTAAAGAAAAAAGTTATGGAATACAGCAGAGCAGATGATTTAAGATGTGAAGCTTTGATATTCTCATTCAAAGGAGATACATTGGGATATAGTGATGGATTCTATGAATTGGCAGGTGAGGTAGCTGAATAA
- the cbiT gene encoding precorrin-6Y C5,15-methyltransferase (decarboxylating) subunit CbiT: MHIYDDEFVHGELPMTKQEVRAVSIAKLRLKEDSVLIDVGAGTGTIGIEAATYLKDGKVIGIEKEEKGLEVIRENIKKFNLENYYLIHGRAPQDIPETHYDRMFIGGSTGGMKEIVEHFIKYSKPDSRLVINAITLETLNSAMTILKEKGFNNIEVVNMSVSRGKKVGPYTMMYGENPIYIITAVKEEIVNG, translated from the coding sequence ATGCACATCTATGATGATGAATTTGTACATGGAGAACTTCCAATGACTAAACAGGAAGTGAGAGCAGTATCAATTGCTAAACTTAGATTAAAAGAAGATTCTGTATTGATAGATGTGGGAGCTGGAACAGGAACTATTGGAATAGAAGCCGCTACATATTTAAAAGATGGTAAAGTAATAGGTATAGAAAAGGAAGAAAAAGGGCTTGAAGTAATAAGAGAAAATATAAAGAAATTTAACTTGGAAAATTATTATCTTATACATGGAAGAGCACCACAGGATATTCCAGAGACACACTATGACAGAATGTTCATAGGAGGTTCTACAGGTGGAATGAAAGAGATAGTGGAACATTTTATAAAGTATTCTAAACCTGATTCGAGATTGGTTATAAATGCAATAACACTTGAAACACTAAATAGTGCTATGACTATATTGAAAGAAAAAGGTTTTAATAATATAGAAGTTGTAAATATGTCAGTATCAAGAGGAAAGAAAGTCGGTCCATATACTATGATGTATGGAGAAAATCCGATCTATATAATAACAGCTGTGAAGGAGGAAATTGTAAATGGATAA
- the cbiE gene encoding precorrin-6y C5,15-methyltransferase (decarboxylating) subunit CbiE has protein sequence MNKIRVVGLGPGNLDYLTGAGVRAIKECEIAIGGKRQLEEIGVLLPENCEKYTLGKLLELIDYIKDNREKKITVVVSGDTGFYSLLPFLKKYFSTEELEVIPGISSYQYMFSKIGECWQNFILASAHGRDFDYVKAIDEKDGVVLLTDEKNTPYTIGKNVYNSGIRGVEIIVGERLSYPDEIITRVNIEKFEELNREFKMNIVILKKGENYAHL, from the coding sequence CTGAATAAGATAAGAGTAGTTGGACTAGGACCAGGAAATTTAGATTATCTTACTGGAGCTGGAGTGAGAGCTATAAAAGAGTGTGAAATCGCCATTGGAGGAAAAAGACAGCTGGAAGAAATAGGTGTACTTTTACCAGAAAATTGTGAGAAATATACTTTAGGAAAACTTCTGGAGTTGATTGATTATATAAAAGATAACAGAGAAAAGAAAATAACAGTAGTTGTATCAGGAGATACTGGATTTTACAGCCTTCTTCCATTTTTGAAGAAATATTTTTCAACTGAAGAACTGGAAGTGATTCCTGGAATTTCCTCTTATCAATATATGTTTTCAAAAATAGGAGAGTGCTGGCAGAATTTTATTCTGGCAAGTGCTCACGGAAGAGATTTTGATTATGTAAAGGCAATAGATGAAAAAGATGGAGTAGTTCTCCTTACAGATGAAAAAAATACTCCTTATACTATTGGAAAAAATGTCTACAACTCTGGAATAAGAGGGGTAGAAATAATAGTGGGTGAAAGACTTTCTTATCCTGATGAAATAATAACAAGAGTAAATATAGAAAAATTTGAAGAATTGAACAGAGAATTTAAGATGAATATTGTAATATTGAAAAAAGGAGAAAATTATGCACATCTATGA
- the cobI gene encoding precorrin-2 C(20)-methyltransferase: protein MDNKFYGIGVGVGDPDQITLKAIKTLKKLDVVILPEAKKDMGSTAYTIAKEYLKEDVELVFMEFPMLKNPLDRVEGRKANTRVVEKLLDEGKNVGFLTIGDTMTYSTYVYILEHLDKKYEVETIPGISSFADISSRFNLPIVMGDESLKIIGLSETTDIEKEIEGSDNLVFMKVSRNFDRLKAALEKTGNMENVILVSNCGKENQEVYFDISHLEKDDIHYFSTMLLKKGGIEQWKKFIS from the coding sequence ATGGATAACAAATTTTATGGGATTGGAGTGGGAGTAGGAGACCCTGACCAAATCACATTAAAAGCAATAAAGACGTTAAAGAAATTAGATGTAGTAATATTACCAGAAGCAAAAAAAGATATGGGGAGTACAGCTTATACAATAGCTAAAGAATATTTGAAAGAGGATGTAGAACTTGTATTTATGGAATTTCCAATGCTGAAAAATCCTTTAGACAGAGTAGAGGGAAGAAAAGCTAATACAAGAGTTGTAGAAAAATTACTTGATGAAGGTAAAAATGTAGGATTCCTTACTATAGGAGATACTATGACATACAGTACTTATGTATATATATTAGAGCATCTTGATAAAAAATATGAAGTGGAAACTATTCCAGGAATCTCTTCATTTGCTGATATCTCTTCAAGATTTAATCTGCCAATAGTAATGGGAGATGAGTCATTGAAAATAATCGGTCTGAGTGAAACTACTGATATAGAAAAAGAGATAGAAGGAAGCGATAACCTTGTATTTATGAAAGTCAGCAGAAACTTTGACAGATTAAAAGCTGCTTTGGAAAAAACAGGAAATATGGAAAATGTAATACTGGTTTCTAACTGTGGAAAAGAAAATCAGGAAGTATATTTTGATATTTCTCATTTGGAAAAAGATGATATTCATTATTTCTCTACAATGTTATTAAAAAAAGGAGGAATTGAACAATGGAAAAAGTTTATTTCATAG
- a CDS encoding precorrin-8X methylmutase — MNTYIKVPQDIEKRSFEIIGEELGDKINKFDETTLPVIKRVIHTTADFEYADLIEFMNDAINSGKEALKNGCKIYCDTNMIVNGASKMVLSKFNCEAYCLVADSEVAKEAKERGVTRSIVGMEKAAKDPSTKIFLIGNAPTALYQLKEMIERNEIEKPALVVGVPVGFVGAAESKEAFKSLGVPYITINGRKGGSTVAVSILHGILYQMYQREGF; from the coding sequence ATGAATACTTATATAAAAGTACCACAAGATATAGAAAAAAGAAGTTTTGAAATAATCGGAGAGGAACTAGGAGATAAAATCAATAAATTTGATGAAACAACTCTTCCTGTTATAAAAAGAGTAATACATACTACTGCGGATTTTGAATATGCAGACTTGATAGAATTTATGAATGATGCAATAAACAGTGGAAAAGAAGCTCTTAAAAATGGGTGTAAAATATATTGCGACACAAATATGATAGTTAATGGAGCAAGTAAAATGGTACTCTCTAAATTCAACTGCGAAGCTTACTGTCTTGTAGCAGACAGCGAAGTAGCAAAAGAAGCAAAGGAGAGAGGAGTTACAAGATCAATAGTAGGAATGGAAAAAGCAGCTAAAGATCCTTCTACAAAAATATTCCTTATTGGGAATGCTCCTACTGCTCTGTATCAATTAAAAGAGATGATAGAAAGAAATGAAATAGAAAAACCTGCTCTTGTAGTTGGAGTTCCTGTAGGATTTGTCGGAGCTGCTGAGTCAAAAGAGGCTTTTAAATCATTAGGAGTTCCATATATAACGATAAATGGAAGAAAAGGAGGAAGTACAGTAGCAGTTTCTATTCTTCATGGTATACTTTATCAGATGTATCAAAGAGAGGGATTCTAA